The Synechococcus sp. MVIR-18-1 region CATTGCAAGGGAATGATATTTATTTGTCGGTAATGACCAATTATGAATTCATCTGCAAAGCACTCAATCTTGCTAGACATAGGTGAATCTCCTTCAAAGCGGGTTTTCAATTGTGCTTATGGAATTGATCCAGAAATAGTTCTACTCTCTACAAATTTCTATTATTGTATGCAGCCATCTTTAATTGCTTTTGCATTCTTTTTTTAAGACACTATCGCTGTTGCCATGTTGACACCTTAAGAGTCATGCGAGAGTGAAGCCCCAGTCGTCACTACTGCAGGGCGCTCCAGGAGATGGACGGTGTTTTAAAAACCTAACGTTTAGGCCTCTAATTCGCTTTACAATTCAAGGTACTGTCCCTCAACCTCGCGCGGGCTTCTAAATCGCGAAAGGTTGATGGTTGTGGGACTGTTGACCCCGTCCAAAGAGTCACCTATCTATTTTTCTCCAATAGCAGACTTCATTAGTGTGAAAAGTTCTCAATAGCTGTGACTTATGAGCGTGATGCCTGCACAAAAGCGAGGCATTCTCTCTTGCTCCCTTGACCTCTAGCACTGGGACTCTCTGAGAAAGGGAAGGTTCGGACCGTAAATTTGAAAGGTGGATGTCTTCTCCTTCTTCTGGGGCTATAAAGAGTCACTTTTCCCTAAGGTGTTGACTGGAGCAATCAATACTTGACACGGAGTTGTGATTGCGGTTACGCGCCTATCTGTTTTTTGTCATAAATTGAATCTAAGACTCAAGGATAATGAATCAGTTTTGATTCTCAGATGAAACCAATTAAAAGGCGTAATCAGCCTCAAGGTCATGCAAGTAATTCAATTAGCATTTTTGATAAAATATCTAGCAATCCAAGCTTTTGTCGCGATGAGTGGAAACCATCAAAAGACGAGCTTGAAGGGGAAATAAATGATGCTATTGAGTCAATAAGGTTTGCTGTTTTGAGCCTACAGCTAAAGATAAAAGCTACTGACCAGTATGTACTCGGATTGCTAGATGTCGTGGCCGATGACTACAGAGCTCAACGGCCATCAGGGAAAAACTGAAGTAATGATTCTTCCATAAAGCCAGCTCTGTTTAGGTGCAACTTAATAGTAACCACCAGTCGGAATTCTTGTGGATTGTGGAGAGAGCAATCCTGCTCACTCCTTTTACTCCCTTGAAGCATATAAATAGTTTTAGTATTTGCTATTGCTATGTGATTAGCGTATTGGAATTCTTCGCTGACCCCAGGTCACTTTTGCATTACTGGCCGAGCTTATTAATGCGGCGGTTTTGTATCAACGATGACATCTATTCGTAATTTGCAAGATGATTGATCAATTGGCATGGCTTTGAATATTTGAAACACTTTTTCCTATGATCAAAAAACTTTCCTTGGCCTTAGTTCTCATGATGCTAGGAGCATGTTCGTCGGAGTCGGATACTAAGGAATCCACAAATGATACCGCATCCCAAGAACAACTGTCCGCAGACAGAAGTGGTGTAGAAGCCTATGAGCAAAACGACACCACCCTTTCCGGGGAGCAGAACAACAAAGAGTTTGTCAACAAACTCGACGACAAAGCTCTTGTCAGCGCTCTGAGGGATGGTGGTCATGTCATTTACCTTCGACATACTAAAACTGTTAAAGATTGGGGTGACCAGGTCAGCCCTTCACTTGATCTCTCCGACTGCAATACCCAGCGTCGCCTGAGTACTGAAGGTAAAGCTGATGCCAAAGTGATCGGCGAAGGTATTAAGGCGGCAGGTATTCCCGTTGGAGATGTCATTTCAAGCGATTACTGCCGTGCATACAACACAGCTGATCTAGCTTTCGGCACCTACACCAAGAACTCAAAACTGAACTTCCTGCCCTGTGTTGAGTGCACTCCGGAGGGCTACAAAGAATACGCGACGCGCGTTTCTCCTTTGATGTCCGCGAAGCCTGAGTCTGGAAAAAACACGTTCTTAGTTGGACATGATGATCCTTTCCAGGGAGTGACAATGCCTGTCGTTCCAGCTGAGGG contains the following coding sequences:
- a CDS encoding histidine phosphatase family protein, with protein sequence MIKKLSLALVLMMLGACSSESDTKESTNDTASQEQLSADRSGVEAYEQNDTTLSGEQNNKEFVNKLDDKALVSALRDGGHVIYLRHTKTVKDWGDQVSPSLDLSDCNTQRRLSTEGKADAKVIGEGIKAAGIPVGDVISSDYCRAYNTADLAFGTYTKNSKLNFLPCVECTPEGYKEYATRVSPLMSAKPESGKNTFLVGHDDPFQGVTMPVVPAEGIYPEPMGVAYIAKPLGDGKFDLVAKIKPNQWQSLAQL